CAGGATACGGCGGAGGAGGCGCGTTATCTGGCGGAGAAAGTGGCTCACTTGCGAATTTTCGCCGATGAGCAGCAGAAAATGAGCCGCTCGCTCCTGGATGTGGGGGGTGCCGTGCTGTCGGTTTCCCAGTTCACCCTTTACGGCTCGCTGAAAAGAGGAAGGCGGCCGGAGTTTCTGGCGGCGGCCCGGCCGGAACAGGCGAAAGCGATATACGAGCGGTTTAATCAACATCTCGCTGAACTTGGTGTGCCGGTTGAAACAGGGCGCTTTGGCGCGATGATGCAGGTTCATCTGGTCAATGATGGGCCGGTGACCCTGCTTTTGGAGCACCCGCAGAATGATTGACGCGGTTCGCCGGCCTGGATCTGGTATCCCTGTTTCATCTATACATACATATTTCTTCCTTTCTGCAGGCACAATGATTTGGAGAGCCATCCTTTCAAAACAAAACCTTGAGCGGTATAATAAGGTGGAAAAAGGCTTCCCGAAGGAAGCCTTTTCTAAAGGTCATGAGATGATGTGAGTACTGGCTTGACGGTTTGCTTAAAAAGCAGGGTTTGAGGGGTTAGGCCCTGGGGAATTGCTGGTTTGCCAATTGTTGCTCAGCAATCTGGACCAGGCGGCGGGTGATGTTTCCACCAATCGCACCTGTGTCGCGGGTTGCCATCGTTCCCCAGTAGCCATCTTGAGGGGTCTGGATGCCCAGCTCTTGAGCAATTTCGTATTTCAGCTGCTCAAGCGCCTGTCCGGCTTGAGGGACGACGAGGACATTTCGTTTTTGTCCTAATGCCATCTTTATCACCTCCGCATTCTTATCATGAGCTGACGTTAGAGAATTATGATCCGTAAATTTTGCCAGGCATGTGCGGGACAAGCTCTGGTCCAAGGGCCGGGGAAGCGATGCAGTATGGGAAGGAGCGAAGAAAAGTGACGATTGGCATGCCGCGGGGGACGTATGACGTGTTGCCGGAGGAGATCCATCGCTGGCACCATCTCGAGCATTTGGCGCGGGAGTGGGCCAGGCGTTATCATTTTTCCGAGGTCCGAACGCCTATCTTTGAGCATACAGAGTTGTTTCAGCGTGGCGTCGGGGAGACGACCGACATCGTGGAGAAAGAGATGTACACGTTTACGGACCGCAAAGGGCGCAGCCTGACGCTGCGCCCTGAAGGGACGGCGGCCGTCGTCCGCAGTTTTGTCGAACACAAGGTATATGCCCAGCCACAGCCGACGAAGTGGTATTACCTGGGGCCGATGTTCCGTTATGAACGCCCGCAATCGGGCCGTTTCCGGCAATTTGTCCAGTTTGGCGCGGAAGTGCTGGGAAGCTCGGAACCTTGCGTCGACGCCGAGGTGATTGCCTTGGTGGACGACTTTCTGCGTTCACTGGGAATCCGCCAGTTCCGCCTGGAATTGAACAGCCTCGGGTGTTCCGAGTGCCGCCCGCGGCACCGGGAAGCGTTGCTTTCTTCCCTCCGCCCGGTGAGGGAATCCTTGTGCCCGGATTGCCAGTCGCGACTGGAACGCAACCCGTTGCGCATCCTGGACTGTAAAAATGAACGATGCCGGCAGCTGACCGCTGATACGCCGTCCATTCTGGATCACCTTTGTGACGGTTGTGCCGATCACTTTGCCCGCGTCCGAACCTTTCTTGACCGGTTGCGGATTGAATATCATGTGAACCCGCGAATGGTTCGCGGACTGGATTATTATACCCAAACCGCTTTCGAATTTATCGCTGAGTCGGTTGGCGCGGTAGGGACGATCGCCGCAGGAGGCCGTTATAACGGACTGGTGGCCAGTCTTGGCGGTGAGGATGTTCCGGGCATCGGTTTTGCCACGGGACTGGAACGGCTTCTGGCGGTGATGAAGGCCGAAGGGGTGGAGAGCCCTGCGCCGGAGAGACTGGATTGTTATGTCGTCGCACTGGGGGAAGAGGCCCGAGCCACCGCCTTTGCCCTGCTGCGCCAGCTTCGTCAGGCGGGTCTGGCCGCCGATCTGGATCACTTGAACAGAAAGCTGAAGGCGCAACTGAAGGCGGCAGACCGGTCTGGGGCCAAGTGGGCGCTGATTCTGGGAGAAGAGGAGTTGTCCCGGCAGACGATTCAGCTCCGGAATATGGCTGACGGGTCACAGGAGGAAATTTCCTTTGCCGATGTGATCCCCCGTCTGTCGGCGACAATGAAAGCAAGAGAACAGTGACGAAAAAAAGGGAACAGTGACATCGAGAAACATCGGCGCCGGATGGGCGCCGGATGAAACACGAGCGTGCGGGTACGACACGAGAGAGCGGTACAAAAGGAAAAGAGTCTGGGAAGCTTGAGAGAAGGAGAGAAGGAATTTGCTGTTGCGAACACATGCGTGTGGTGCATTGGGGCTGGAGATGGTCGGTCAGAAGGTGACGCTGAACGGCTGGGTAAACCGGCGGCGCGATCTGGGCGGCGTGATTTTCGTTGACTTGCGCGATCGGAGCGGGATCGTCCAGGTGGTGTTTCACCCGGAATTTTCGGCAGAAGCCATGGAAGTGGCCGATCGCTTGCGGAATGAATATGTCATCGGTGTTCAGGGGGTCGTCGTGGAGCGGGATCCCGAGACGGTCAACCCGAAACTGAAGACGGGAAAGATTGAGGTTCGCGCCGAGCAAGTGGAGATTTTAAATCCATCCAAGACGCCGCCGTTTCCCCTGGATGAGCAGATTGAGGTGGATGAGGCGGTGCGGCTCAAATACCGCTACCTGGACTTGCGCCGGCCCCAGATGCAGCAGATCATGCAGCTGCGACATCGGGCGGCCAAGGTGATCCGGGATTTCCTCGACACGCATGGATTCTGGGAGATTGAAACGCCGCTGTTGACCCGGAGCACGCCGGAAGGGGCGCGTGACTTCCTGGTTCCCAGCCGCTTGCACGAAGGGGAATTTTTCGCTTTGCCGCAATCGCCGCAGTTGTACAAGCAGCTGTTGATGATTGCGGGTGCGGAGCGTTACTACCAGATTGTCCGTTGCTTCCGGGATGAGGACCTGCGCGCGGACCGGCAGCCGGAATTCACCCAGGTGGACATCGAGACATCCTTTATGTCCGCCGAGCAGCTCCAGGATTTGATGGAAGAGATGATCGCCGAGGTCTTCCGGCAGACGATCGGCGTGGAACTGGAACGTCCTTTCATGCGGCTTAGTTACCGCGAAGCGATGGATCGCTTTGGCACAGACAAGCCGGATTTGCGATTCGGCATGGAGCTGAAGGAGATCAGCCATGTCGTCGCCGATTGCCAGTTTCAAGTGTTCCGCAATGCCTTAAAAGCGGGCGGGCAGGTGAAGGTGCTCAATGCGCCTGGATGTGCCGGCTACAGCCGCAAGGAGATTGATGAGCTGGGCAAGTATGCGGCTCGCTTTGGGGCCAAGGGGCTGGCCTGGATGCAGGTGACGGAGGATGGGGTGAAAAGCCCGATCGCCAAGTTCTTCAGCGAAGGGGAGATCCAGCAGATCCTCCAGATCAGCGAAGCCAAGGCGGGGGATTTGTTGCTCTTTGCGGCTGACAAACCGGATGTTGTCGCCAGCGTGTTGGGCAACCTGAGGCTGAAGCTGGCGGAGGATTTGCGGCTCGTCAAGGAGGACGATTACAAAATCCTCTGGGTCACCGACTTTCCGTTGCTATCCTATGACGAAGAAGAGAAGCGGTACGTGGCGGAACACCATCCCTTCACCATGCCGAGGCCGGAAGATATCCCGCTGTTCGACACCGATCCGCTGGCGATTCGCGCGCAGGCCTATGACATGGTTCTCAATGGCCATGAGATCGGCGGCGGCAGCATGCGGATTTACCAGCGCGAAGTTCAGGAAAAGATGTTTCAGGCGATTGGCCTTTCGCCCGAAGAAGCGCAGGAAAAATTCGGTTTCTTTCTGGAGGCTTTCGAGTACGGTGCGCCGCCGCACGGGGGAATCGCATTCGGTTTCGATCGCCTGGTGATGCTCCTTGCCGGAAAGAACAGCCTGCGCGAGACGATCGCTTTCCCGAAAACGGCCAATGCCACCGAACTGATGACGGCGGCGCCGTCGCCCGTCAGCCAGCAACAGCTGGATGAGCTTCACCTGCGGATTGTGAAAAGCGAAAAGGCTTCGGTGTAACTGGGGCCGATGGGCGTTCATTTGACGCTGAATTGACCGGCATGTTACAATACACTTGACAGATGTGGGCCGAGATATGCGTGAAAACTCCTTCTACGAAGGGGTTTTCTTTTTGGATAAACTATTGGCATGGTCAGGATGGGTGCATGTCTGAAGAGTGGACAAAGGAGGGCCCGCGATTGCGCTTGGGAGTGGATATCGACGGTACCATCAAGCAGACGCAGCGTGCTGCGGTCGAGGTGTTTAATCAAGAATTGAAGCGGGACGTCCGGTTGGAGGAAGTGACCACCTTCCATCTTGATGAGGCGTATGGGCTGACGCCGAAGGAAGGCGCGCGCCTCTGGCGGAAGCTGGAACCGAAAATTTACCAACTGGGCGTGCCCCTGGAAAATGCGGCGGAAGCGTTGAATCAACTGGTGCGGGAAGGGCACGAGATCTTCTTTGTAACCGCCCGGCCAGGGATGAGGCATATTACGGAGATTACGAAGAACTGGCTGTCCCGTTATCATTTTCCCTTTAACGGGAAAAATCTGTTCATGGGTTCACAGGACAAGGCGGCGGTTGCGATGAGGCTTTCGCTCGACCTGTTTTTTGAAGATGCGCCGTATCATCTGGATCGGCTCACGGAAGCCGGCATCCCGACGGTGATTGTGGATGCCGTTTATAACCGGGATTATCCAAAACCGCTTCCCCGGATCACTTCCTGGGAGGAAGGGGTCCGGCTGGTCCGGGCGCTGTCGGGCAACCGGATGTCCAGTCTGTAAATGCCGAGAGGGTGCAACGATGGACCTTTTTGCGTATGATGAAGAGAAAATGGCGCCGCTGGCGGCCAGGATGCGACCTCGCCATTTGGACGAGATGCTGGGTCAACAACACCTGATCGGAAAGGGCAAACTGCTCAGGCGGGTGATCGAATCCGACCGGCTCACCTCCGCCATTTTCTGGGGCCCTCCTGGCTGCGGAAAGACCACGCTGGCCCGTGTCATTGCCGAGACGACATCGGCTCATTTTGTGACGATGAACGCCGTATCCGCCACCGTCAAGGAACTGCGGCAGGTGATCGATGAGGCCGAGGAGTTGCGGCGGCTGTACGGACGGAAGACGATCCTTTTTCTGGACGAGATCCACCGCTTCAACAAGGCGCAACAGGATGCCTTGTTGCCGGCGGTTGAAAAAGGGGTGCTCATTTTAATTGGCGCCACGACGGAGAACCCCTACTTCGAGGTGAATTCGGCGCTTCTCTCGCGCAGCCAGCTGTTTCCGTTTTACCCGTTGTCTGAGGCAGACATCAAGGAAGCGGTCCGCCGGGCGCTTGCCGATGGCGAGCGCGGTCTGGGCCGCCTGGCGATCCGGCTGGATGAGGAGGCGCTGGATTACATCGCCTCCCGTTCCAACGGAGACGTGCGGGTGGCGCTGAATACACTTGAACTGGCCGCCCTGTCGACGGAAGAAGATGAGACGGGTGTCCGGCACATTACGCTGGCGGTAGCTGAAGAATGCCTGCAACAACCCGCGCTTCGCTATGATCGCGGCGATCACCGCTATGACATGATGAGTGCGCTGATCAAGTCGATTCGCGGTTCCGATTCGCAGGCAGCGCTTTACTGGCTGGCATGCATGCTGGAAGGGGGCGAAGATCCGAAAGTGATTGCCCGCCGTCTGCTGGTGCATGCTTCCGAGGATATCGGCTTGGCCAACCCGCAGGCCCTCGTGCAGGCAGCGGCCACCTGGACGGCGGTGCAGGCGGTGGGAATGCCGGAAGCGCGGATCAACCTGGCCCAGTGCGTCATTTACCTGGCGGAAAGCCCGAAGTCAAACAGCGTCATCCGCGCGATCGATGCGGCCATGAACGACGTGCGCAGCCGCCCTACAGGCGAGGTGCCCCTGCATTTGCGCGACACGCACTACGCCGGCGCCAAAAAGCTGGGACACGGGAAAGGGTACAAATATCCGCACGATTATCCCGGCCACTGGGTCGCTCAGCAATATCTGCCGGATGAATTGGTCGGGCGCCGTTACTATGAACCGACCCGGCAGGGGCAGGAGGCTTCGATCTGGAAAAAATACCAGGAACGGTTCAATCAGTAAACAATTGGAATTCCCATCGGAAACAGGTAGAATAAAATTGAAAGGGATCCCGGAGTGTGAGATGTAGCCTCTGGGCTGACAGAGGAGGGTCCACATTGAAAGTTTCGACAAGAGGTCGGTACGGATTGGTTTTGATGATAGAGCTGGCCAAAAGCTACGGTGAAGGGCCGGTTTCCCTGAAGGCGATTGCCGAACGCCATGGCTTGTCAGAGCATTATCTGGAACAGCTGGTCGCCCCATTGCGGAACTCAGGGCTGGTCAAGAGCATCCGGGGCGCTTACGGCGGGTACGTTTTGGCCCGAAAACCGGAAGAGATCACGGCAGGCGACATCATTCGGGTGCTCGAAGGGCCGATCAATCCGGTCGAAGTGGAGGAGGAAAATGAACCCGGCAGCCGCCACCTTTGGATCCGGGTCAGGGACAGCATTACGGAAGTCCTGGATTCGACGACGCTGCACGATTTGATTTCTTTGTCCGGTGACGAAGAGGCCGAAGCCTACATGTTTTACATTTAAACCGAAACAAGCGAGCGCTTCAGGAAAAGAGGGTTTGAGGGATGATTTACTTGGATCACGCCGCTACGACGCCGGTTCACCCGGCTGTGGCCGAGGCGATGCGTCCCTATCTGGAAGACAAATTCGGCAATCCTTCCAGCCTGCATCGCGTTGGCCGGATTGTGCGCCAGGCGATCGATGAGGCGCGGGAAGTGATTGCGTCCTGTCTTCACGCGGATAGTTCAGAGCTGATCTTTACGAGTGGGGGAACGGAGGCAGACAACCTGGCTGTTTTCGGAACGGCTTGGGCCGCCCGGGAGCGGGGGATGGGCAATCACGTGGTGACCAGCTCGATCGAACATCACGCCGTGCTGGACACCTGTGAATTCCTGGAAAAAATGGGCTTTCGTGTCACCTATCTTCCCGTCAACCGCCATGGTGAAGTGGATCTGGATGCGCTGGAAGCGGCCCTGACCGATCAGACCGTGCTGGTTTCAGTGATGCTCGGCAACAATGAGGTGGGCACCCGGCAACCGATTGAAACCATCGGTTCCCTGGTACGGGAACGGGGCGCTTTTTTTCATACCGACGCGGTACAAGCCATGGCCCTGGAGTCGCTCGATTGCCGGACGCTGCCGGTCGATCTGATCACCATTTCCGCCCACAAGATCAATGGACCGAAGGGTGTGGGAGCCCTTTATGTCTCCCGGCGTGTTCCCATCGAGCCCCTGCTTCATGGAGGATCGCAAGAGCGGCGGCGGCGGGGCGGCACGGAAAATGTGGCTGGGATTGTCGGGTTTAAAGAGGCGGTCATGCTTCCCCGCCAGTCGATGAAGGAACGGTTTGAGCATTACCAAGGGCTGCGACAGACAATGATCCGGGAACTTGTGGAACGCCTGGGAAGCGAACGGGTGGTCATCAACGGTCATCCGGAACGGGTCTACCCTCATATCCTGAATGTCAGCTTTCCCGGGGTGGACAGCGAGACGCTTTTGATCCGTCTCGATCTGGAGGGCGTCGCCGCATCCAGCGGGTCTGCCTGTACGGCTGGTTCCCTTCAAGCCTCCCATGTTTTGGTTGCGATGGGCCTGGAAGAGGACCTGATACGATCCGCCGTGCGCTTCAGTTTCGGGCACGACACGACCGAGGAAGAGGTGGTTCAGGCGGCGAAAATTGTGGCCGATATCGTCCAGTCACTTCCGTCACACTCCGGTGTGTGAAGGGATGTGGCAATCGCATCTGCCGGCGCAGTTTTTCAACAGTTTTTTAGTCTGCGCATGGCAGTTTTTTTTATGGGCGCAAACGGGACTTGCGGTTCATACTAAATACAGCTTGAACTGCAGGTGGAGTTGCCGTGATTCTGCTTGCTGCCTGTTGTGGGATATTTTATGGCGGCGTTTGAAGGGAGGGTGCAGGGTGAGAAAGGCACAGGATTTGATCGGCCTGTCAGTGGTTGTTCAGAACACGGGAAAACAGGTGGGGGTGGTCAGAGATCTCTACTTTGACGCTTCTTGGCGTCTTCAGGGACTGATCGTCGAAAACAAGGGCCTCCTTCGCCGGGCAAAGTGCATTCCAATAAAAGAAGTGGCTGCATGGGGCGAGGATGCGATCATGGTGCATGGGAGGGTCAGCCTGCAGGATTTGCCGGACGGGGTGTATACGCTTTA
Above is a window of Bacillus thermozeamaize DNA encoding:
- a CDS encoding D-tyrosyl-tRNA(Tyr) deacylase produces the protein MRVLVQRVQSARVEVDGQTVGSIGRGLLLFVGITHQDTAEEARYLAEKVAHLRIFADEQQKMSRSLLDVGGAVLSVSQFTLYGSLKRGRRPEFLAAARPEQAKAIYERFNQHLAELGVPVETGRFGAMMQVHLVNDGPVTLLLEHPQND
- a CDS encoding spore protein, which translates into the protein MALGQKRNVLVVPQAGQALEQLKYEIAQELGIQTPQDGYWGTMATRDTGAIGGNITRRLVQIAEQQLANQQFPRA
- a CDS encoding histidine--tRNA ligase, with the translated sequence MQYGKERRKVTIGMPRGTYDVLPEEIHRWHHLEHLAREWARRYHFSEVRTPIFEHTELFQRGVGETTDIVEKEMYTFTDRKGRSLTLRPEGTAAVVRSFVEHKVYAQPQPTKWYYLGPMFRYERPQSGRFRQFVQFGAEVLGSSEPCVDAEVIALVDDFLRSLGIRQFRLELNSLGCSECRPRHREALLSSLRPVRESLCPDCQSRLERNPLRILDCKNERCRQLTADTPSILDHLCDGCADHFARVRTFLDRLRIEYHVNPRMVRGLDYYTQTAFEFIAESVGAVGTIAAGGRYNGLVASLGGEDVPGIGFATGLERLLAVMKAEGVESPAPERLDCYVVALGEEARATAFALLRQLRQAGLAADLDHLNRKLKAQLKAADRSGAKWALILGEEELSRQTIQLRNMADGSQEEISFADVIPRLSATMKAREQ
- a CDS encoding aspartate--tRNA ligase; this translates as MLRTHACGALGLEMVGQKVTLNGWVNRRRDLGGVIFVDLRDRSGIVQVVFHPEFSAEAMEVADRLRNEYVIGVQGVVVERDPETVNPKLKTGKIEVRAEQVEILNPSKTPPFPLDEQIEVDEAVRLKYRYLDLRRPQMQQIMQLRHRAAKVIRDFLDTHGFWEIETPLLTRSTPEGARDFLVPSRLHEGEFFALPQSPQLYKQLLMIAGAERYYQIVRCFRDEDLRADRQPEFTQVDIETSFMSAEQLQDLMEEMIAEVFRQTIGVELERPFMRLSYREAMDRFGTDKPDLRFGMELKEISHVVADCQFQVFRNALKAGGQVKVLNAPGCAGYSRKEIDELGKYAARFGAKGLAWMQVTEDGVKSPIAKFFSEGEIQQILQISEAKAGDLLLFAADKPDVVASVLGNLRLKLAEDLRLVKEDDYKILWVTDFPLLSYDEEEKRYVAEHHPFTMPRPEDIPLFDTDPLAIRAQAYDMVLNGHEIGGGSMRIYQREVQEKMFQAIGLSPEEAQEKFGFFLEAFEYGAPPHGGIAFGFDRLVMLLAGKNSLRETIAFPKTANATELMTAAPSPVSQQQLDELHLRIVKSEKASV
- a CDS encoding AAA family ATPase — its product is MDLFAYDEEKMAPLAARMRPRHLDEMLGQQHLIGKGKLLRRVIESDRLTSAIFWGPPGCGKTTLARVIAETTSAHFVTMNAVSATVKELRQVIDEAEELRRLYGRKTILFLDEIHRFNKAQQDALLPAVEKGVLILIGATTENPYFEVNSALLSRSQLFPFYPLSEADIKEAVRRALADGERGLGRLAIRLDEEALDYIASRSNGDVRVALNTLELAALSTEEDETGVRHITLAVAEECLQQPALRYDRGDHRYDMMSALIKSIRGSDSQAALYWLACMLEGGEDPKVIARRLLVHASEDIGLANPQALVQAAATWTAVQAVGMPEARINLAQCVIYLAESPKSNSVIRAIDAAMNDVRSRPTGEVPLHLRDTHYAGAKKLGHGKGYKYPHDYPGHWVAQQYLPDELVGRRYYEPTRQGQEASIWKKYQERFNQ
- a CDS encoding Rrf2 family transcriptional regulator — its product is MKVSTRGRYGLVLMIELAKSYGEGPVSLKAIAERHGLSEHYLEQLVAPLRNSGLVKSIRGAYGGYVLARKPEEITAGDIIRVLEGPINPVEVEEENEPGSRHLWIRVRDSITEVLDSTTLHDLISLSGDEEAEAYMFYI
- a CDS encoding cysteine desulfurase NifS, which encodes MIYLDHAATTPVHPAVAEAMRPYLEDKFGNPSSLHRVGRIVRQAIDEAREVIASCLHADSSELIFTSGGTEADNLAVFGTAWAARERGMGNHVVTSSIEHHAVLDTCEFLEKMGFRVTYLPVNRHGEVDLDALEAALTDQTVLVSVMLGNNEVGTRQPIETIGSLVRERGAFFHTDAVQAMALESLDCRTLPVDLITISAHKINGPKGVGALYVSRRVPIEPLLHGGSQERRRRGGTENVAGIVGFKEAVMLPRQSMKERFEHYQGLRQTMIRELVERLGSERVVINGHPERVYPHILNVSFPGVDSETLLIRLDLEGVAASSGSACTAGSLQASHVLVAMGLEEDLIRSAVRFSFGHDTTEEEVVQAAKIVADIVQSLPSHSGV